The sequence GGGAAACCGACCCGGCGCACATCCGGGATTTGGCGATCCGTAATCTTTCTGAACCCGTGCAATGGCGTGCCAGCATGGACTGTCTGAAAGCAAAACAACCGGTGCAGCTCTTTGAAGTCGGCCCAGGCCGCATTCTGTCCGGGTTGGCGCGCATCAATGGTTTTGATGAAGCCACTTGCATTGTGAATGTGAATAATTTGCGTGGTGTGGAACTGGCCGCCGCGAGTGTGGAAGAAAAGACGGCGTAAGTTCCAGTTGGACCTAAACACCGAACACCGAATACCGAAAGAAATCCGAAAATTGAATTCCGAAATGGGCGTTAGATCGGGTAATCAATGGATGGTCAGTAGTGCTGCTTTCGGTTTTGGATTTATCCTGTCCATCCTGTTAATCCTGTCATATTCGGTCTTCGGATTTCCTGCATGTTTCACTTGCCCGGGATTTGAAGTTGTTTACAGTAGTCCCATGCAACGGAATCGGACAATCTGGATCGCTGGGTGCGCGCTTTGGCTGGGCATTGCGGGGCAAGCCGCGACGCTCCAGGATTACGCCAAAGAGTATCGCAAACAATTGGCGGAAAAAATCATGCCGTACTGGTATGACACCATGGATCGGGAGCACGGTGGCTACCTGCTGGCGGACGCCCTGAGCGGACGCCAGGTCGCCACGGATAAGAGCCTGGTGACGCAAAGCCGCATGGTGTGGGGATTCGCTCATGCTGATATAAAGGGATTCAGCGACAAACAGCACAATTATCTTAAAGCGGCGGAACACGGCTACCGATTCCTGCTGGAGCATTTTCGCGATCCAGAAAATGGCGGCTATTACTGGAAGTTGGGCACCGACGGGAAAATCCTCGATGATCGCAAGATTCTCTACGGCCAATGCTTTGTCATCTATGCCATGGTCGAGTATTCCCGGGCCAGTGGCCGCCAGGAACCCATTGACCGTGCCATGGAGCTGTATCGTTCGATTCAACAGCGCTCACACGATGCCAACAATGACGGATGGTTTGAACATTTCAAACGGGATTGGACTCCCCTCATGCAGCATGATGAAACCATCGTGGTCGAATTGGGTGGTCACAAAAGCGCCAATACGCACCTGCACCTGATGGAATGCCTTACGGAACTATATGACGTTACCCATCATTCGGAGGTGAAAAAATCGTTGGAGGAATGCTTGCGTTTGAATCAGGATTATTTCTATCCGTTGGAAGCGGGCAAATCCTGTTTTCACCGGCAACCGGATTGGCGACTCGTCACGCGTCCAGCCAGTGCCGGACTGTCCTATGGGCATAATGTGGAGTTTGCCTGGCTGATGATTCGCGCGGAGCTGGTTTTGGGACGCAAGCCGTCCTGGAGCCATTTCAATGCCCATCTGGAACATGCGTTGAAATACGGTTATGACTGGATCAATGGCGGCATCTATGCCCGTGGAATAGACAACCAGCCTGCTACTGCCACGGAGAAAGTCTGGTGGGCGGAAGCGGAATTGATTGCCGCCTTGACCGATGGCCTCAAGCGCAAATGGAATCCCATGTACGAGGCTGCCCTGGAAAAACAGATTCGTTTTATCGCGGAAAAACAAACCGCACCCGACGGCATCTGGTTGGATACCGTGACGAGCGAAGGAAACCCAAAAAGCCCTGGCAAAGCGCACGCGTGGAAGGCGAACTATCACGACGTGCGCGCGATGGTTAAGTTCATGGAAGCGTTTGAAAAGGACTGAACCAGTGGGACGCCAGCCTGGCGTGGAGAATGATTGACAAGAATAAAAGTCGCCGTACAAGTGTCTCCGTCATTTATGCGCTGGCTGGATAATTGGTTGAGCCGGCAGCAGCGGGGGCTGATCGGTGCTATCTTGTTGCTGTTGTTATTGGGGTGGATCGTCAAACACTGGCGGCTATCCCATCTGCCAACCCGTACGGTGGTTCCGGTAGCGCAGTCACATTGATTATGCAGCGGATTAATTTTGAGGAAGAGTTGGACAAGATTGTGAGTCGCGACCCGCGTTTTGAGCGGGAGGCGTATCATTTTGTCCGCGCCGGTCTGGATCACACGCAGAAAATCAGCGGCAAAGCGCCCAAGGATGAGTTGCGTCACGTCAGCGGCCAGCAATTGCTCATCGGCATTCGTGAGTACGCCTTGCGCGAGTTCGGCCCCATGGCGATCACGGTGCTGGAGGATTGGGGCATTACCCGCTGCCAGGATTTTGGCGACATCGTGTTCAACATGATTGAGGCCGGATTGCTGGCCAAGACCGACAAGGACAGCCGGGCGGATTTTCAGACCGGATATGATTTTCAGGATGCCTTTCGGAAACCCTTTTTGCCTGCCGCGAAATGTCCGCCAACGCCCGCGCCATCCGCTTGACCTGAGGGGCTGTTCCCCGCATGCTTGCCGCATTGGCTGGAGGGCAGGGGATGGTGAAGTAATAGCCTGCCACACGTTTTGTTTCCGAGCGTAATTTCGCTTACAGCCATGAATTTGATGCCATGATGACAAATAATGATGAAGTTCCCGCTTTGCCGCCCGGCGTGCAGGTGGTCAACCTTGACAATGGGTTGGTGCTGATTCTCCGCGAAGATCACAGCGCCCCGGTCGTGTCTGCCCAGGCTTGGTGCAAAACTGGCAGCATTCATGAAGGTCGCTGGTTGGGGGCCGGCCTCTCGCATGTACTCGAGCACATGCTGTTCAAAGGCACAACGACGCGCGGATCAGGCAAGATTGACCAGGAGGTCCATGATGCGGGCGGGTACATGAACGCTTACACTAGCTTTGATCGCACGGTTTACTTTATTGACGTGCCCAACACCGGTGCGACGGTGGCGATTGATATCCTGTGCGACATCATGCAGCACGCCACCCTGCCGGAGGCGGAACTGGCCAAGGAAATGGATGTCATTCGCCGTGAGATGGACATGGGCCAGGATGATCCCAATCAACGGTCTGGCCGTCGGCTGTTTGAAACCGCCTATACGCGCAGCCCGTACCGGTTTACCGTCATTGGTTACCCGGATATTTTTAACGAACTCAAGCGGGAAGATATTTTTAATTATTATCGCGAGAAATACACGCCCAACAACCTGTTCATGGTGGTGGTGGGCGACTTCAAGGCGGAGGAGGTTATCGCCCAGGTGCGCGCCGCGTTCGCGAACACGAAGGCCCGTCCCATGCCGCCCGAAGTCCTGCCGGAGGAGCCACGGCAACTCGCCGAGCGTGAAGTGGTGGAGGAAGCCCCGGTGGAGATGGCGCATGTTCATTTCAGTTGGCACATTCCCGATGTCCGGCATACGGATATCCCCGTGCTGGATGTGCTGGCCACCTTGCTGGGTTCCGGAAGGAGTTCCCGCCTGTATCAGGAAGTGCGCGAGAAAGGCCTGGTCGTATCCGCAGATGCCTGGACCTACAATCCCGGTAATCCTGGTTTGTTTGGCATGAGCGCCATGATCGAAGCCGATAAATATGACTCGGCTAAAGCAGCGCTGTTGTCGCAAGTGGAGCGGTTCAAAAACGAATTACCCTCCGAAGCGGAACTCGCCAAAGCTGTCAAACAATTCATCGCCGGCACGCTGTCCGCCCGCAAGACCATGGCGGGGCAGGGGCAGGATTTGGGCGGCAACTGGATTGCGGCCAACGACCTTAATTTCTCCGCACGCTATCTCGAAACCGTTAAGCAGATCACACCGTCCGATTTGCAGCGCGTGGCCCGTGGTTATCTGACCAGGGATAATCGCACCATTTATGCGCTCGTTCCGGAAGGGAGCAAGCAGCGCGTCGCCCTGATGGCGGATACGGCAACACGCACTCCCGTCCAAAGCTTTGTTTTGGCCAATGGAATGCGGTTGCTGCTGAAGGAGGATCACCGCCTTCCGTTCGTGGAATTCCGCGCCGTCTTGCGCGGGGGAATTCTTTCTGAAACCGCGGCGACCAACGGCATTTCCTTGCTGACCGCCAAACTGCTGCTCAAGGGCACGAAGACGCGCCGGGCGGATGAAATCGCACGCGAAATCGAATCGCTGGGCGGCAGTCTGGACACCTTTAGCGCCAATAATACCCTTGGCCTTAGCATGGAAGTGATGCGCGAAGATTTCTCCAAGGGCTTGGAACTGTTTGCCGATGTGATTTTGAATCCCGTTTTTCCGGCAGAGGCGTTTGAACGCGAACGGGAAGTGCAATTGGCCTCGATCCGCGCGCAGCGGGATCATTTGTTGCAATGCGCCATTAAGATGATGCGGCGCGGTCTGTTTGGCGATACCGGTTATGGGTATGATGCCTTGGGGACCGAGGCGGGGTTGGCGCAGTTGACGCCTGCGCACGCGGCCAAGTGCTGGCAGGACCTTGGTGCGCCAGAAAACTGTGTGCTCTCCATTTACGGCAACTTCCAGACCGGGGAGGTCTGTGCCGAGGTGGAAAAAGCACTCGCGGCATGGCAGCGCAAGGCGCACATTCCGGCGTTGCAGCCATCGGCGGCGCTGACGGAAATTCTGCGGCTCGACGAGACTCGCGATAAAAAACAAGGCGTGCTGGTCATCGGCTTTCGCGGGACGACGATGCTGGATGAAGATCGTTTCGCGCTCGAATTGATCCAGGAGTCGTGCAGCGATCTGGGGTCGCGATTGTTCACCCGCATTCGCGAGAAACTCGGGCTCGCCTATTATGTCGGTGCGCAAAATATGTTGGGACTCACGCCGGGCTTCTTTGCGTTTTACGCGGGGACGGAGCCGGATAAAATCAGCGTCTGCGAAGCCGAAATGCTCAGGGAAGTCGCCACCCTCTGCAGCGAGGGGTTGACGGACGAAGAGCTGAAACGTTCCAAGGCCAAGATCATTGGTCAGAAGAAAATTGGTCGCCAGGATTTAGGACACTGTGCCACTGTGGCTGCCTTGGACGAGCTTTACGGGTTGGGGTACCAGAATCACGAAACCGAGGATGCTCGCTATGCGGCGGTGACCTTGGAGCAGATTCGGCATGTCGCGCAAAAATTTCTGACGCCGGATCGCATGGTGGTGGCCGTTATTCGTCCCGAATAAGCAACGGTGTTGGCCTTGAAAACCACGTTGCCTGACATTCGCCGACAATTGCACACTGCCGCCAGTGTGGAGCAAGCGGCCAACTTACAGCGTTTTTTCAAAACCGGGCCCGGCCAATACGGAGCGGGCGACGTCTTCCTGGGCATCAAGGTTCCGCCGATTCGCCGATTGGTGCCATCGGGCGATGAAATGGCGCTGGCCGAGGTGTGCGAGCTTCTGCATTCCCGTTACCACGAGGAGCGCCTGCTCGCGCTGCTGATTCTGGTGCGCCGCTTTCAGCGGAGTGAACCGCCGATGCAACAGAAGATTTTCGAACTGTATCTGCGCGAAACCCGCTACATCAATAACTGGGACCTGGTGGATTTATCCGCGCCGCAAATCGTGGGTGGTTGGCTGTTGATCCGGCCACGCAAGCTTCTGGATGACTTGGCTCGCTCCGAACTTTTATGGGAACGCCGCATTGCGGTGCTCGCCACATTCACCTTTATCCGTCACGGGCAGTTCGATGATACGCTGCGGCTGTGTGAACGTCTGTTGAATGATCCGCATGATTTGATGCACAAGGCGTGCGGTTGGATGCTGCGCGAGGTGGGTAAACGCGAGGTGGTTGTGTTGTCAGCCTTTCTCGAACAACACGCTCTGGCCATGCCGCGCACGATGCTGCGGTATGCCATCGAGCGCTACCCGGAAACGCAACGCCAGGCCTGGTTGCGCGTAAAACCTGCGGCCTAGGCCCCGGTTGGTCTCGTTCCCAAAGCAAAACCCGTCAGGCGATGTTACGCCCAACGGGTTGTTACAGAGTAAAGCGCTATAGGAGTTGCTCGGCTACTTGGCCTCTACGCACACGACATTGCCAGCGGCATTGCGCGCGTAGATTTTTCCGTTGGCCAGCACGGGCACTGTCCAGCATTTACCACCCAGAATTTGCCCGCGTGAAATCGCTTCAAACGCGGTTGTTTGTGCCTTGGCGATGATCAGTTCTCCCTTGGCTCCCAAGACGATCAATTTGCCATCTGCCGCCATCAGCGAGCCCAGGCCCACCGACGCCTCCTGCCACTTGATTTCGCCAGTCTTCCACTCCAGGCAGATCAGGTGACAGGTCTTTCCGGATTGGCCGGTGACGCCGTACAAAAAACCATCCAGCAACACGCAACTATTGAAGTGGTTCATCATGTTTTTATTCATGTAAACCTCTTTGGTCTGTCCACCCTTGAATTCTACCAGCGTGCAACCCTTGCCGTATGAGGAGGACAGAAACACTTGGTTACCGTTGAAAATCGGGTCTGCTGCATTGACGTCGTACTGGGTTTTCCACGGATGCTGCCATAAAATCTGGCCGGTCTTGGGCTCCACGGAGAATAACGTCTCCTTGCCAAAGAATGCCAAGGCGCGTTTTCCCTCGTTGTCGAACGGCACCGCTGACGCATAACCGGCGGCGTCCGGCTCGGTTTTCCACACTACGTTGCCGGTAGCCTTGTCCACCGCCACCCCGGCTTTGTTCACATTCACAACCAACAGGTCTCCCTCAACCAATGGGGAACTCGCGTATCCCCAAGTGGGCAACTTGGCACCGACTTCCTCGGCGATGTTCTTCGACCAGTTGATTTTACCGGTTGCGGCATCAAAACTATAAAGATGCCCGCGTTTGCTCAGGGTATAGACATTCTTGCCATCCACCGTGGGGGTGGCGCTGGTGCCGCCTTCATAATATTTGGCGTCCAATCCGCACGCGTAGCTCTGTTTCCAGATTTCCTTGCCGGTGTTCGCGTCGAAACAATAAACGGTATCCGTTTCGCTGGCGTTGCCGCTGGTATAAAACCGGCCCTCGCTGACAGAGAAAGAAGCAAAACCCATCCCTACTTCTGCCTTCCAAAGGATTTTCGGATTATTGGCCGCGTCGGCTTTCCAGCCGGTTTCCTTCGAGATGCCGTTCAGGTCCGGCCCGCGCCAGCGATACCAATCGAGTGCTTGGACATCAGAAACGATTGCCGTCGAAAACAACGCGGCCATGGCCGCTATCTTTAATTTGTTAAACATACTTGTTTGCATGGCGTGGAGATTACCGAACCACCATTCAGCCGTCAATACTCGTTCGGAGCAGTTGGCGTGCAAAAATCGCCCACAAAATTTCTTTTCGTTCATCTTTTGCACCAAAACTTTTGCAATTTCAAATTAATCAGGAATGGGTGGTACATCTGTTGACCACCCATTCCAGTGCCGTTTCCGCCGTTATTTCACGAAACCTTGGTTTCATCCACCACGATGTAACGGCTGCCACCGTTGGCCCAGAGGCGGACCAAAGTTTGTTTTTCTTTTACGTTCTTGGTCAAGTTGACCGCATCTTCGGCGCTGGTGACGGATTTGCGGTTAATCTCTTGCAACACCATGCCGGGGCGCAGACCCGCCTCGAACGATGCCGAGTTGGGTGCCACATCGGTAATGAGCGCGCCTTTGAGCGCCGGGGGTAGCTTGAATTGCTGACGCAATGCCGGGGATAGGTCGGTGACGGCCACGCCATCCAGCGCTTCTCCGGGGGTGCTGCCATTGGGTTGGCTGGCGGCGGCCACGCGTGCTTCCGGCAAGGTCTTCAAAGTGGCTTTGACGGTTTTCTCTTTGCCGTCACGCATGAGTTTGAGTTCCACCTTGTTGCCGGGTTTGAGTTGCGCGACGGTCAGCCGCAAATGCCGGCTGTCTCGCACCTCTTTACCATTGATGCCGGTGATGATGTCGCCATCCTTCAAACCCGCCTCGGCGGCGGCGCTGTTCGCGGTGACTTCGCCGACCAACGCGCCTTTGGCATCGTTCAGGCTGAATTGTTTGGCTAATTCAGGCGTGAGATCCTGGATGGCTACGCCCAGGAAGCCGCGCTCGACTTTGCCAAATTCAATGAGTTGTTCCATCACTTGCCGCGCGAGGTTGCACGGTACGGCAAAACCCACGCCGTGATTGCCGCCGCTGCGGCTCAGGATGGCGGTGTTGATGCCGATGAGGCGACCTTCGGCGTCAATCAGTGCGCCGCCTGAGTTGCCGGGGTTGATGGAGGCATCGGTCTGGATGAAGTCTTCATACTCCTCAATGCCCATGCCGCCGCGCCCCATGGCGCTGATGATGCCGGAGGTTACCGTCTGGCCGATGCCAAACGGATTGCCAATCGCCAGCACGATGTCGCCGACTTCCAGGTTGTCGCTGTTGCCAAACGTCGCATAGGATAAGCCCTTGGCCTCAATCCTCAATACTGCAAGGTCCGTCTTGGGGTCGCGCCCCACAACCTTGGCCGTGTATTCCCTGCGGTCCTTTTCCAGCATCACTCTGATTTCATCCGCTCCATCCACAACGTGGTTATTGGTGAGGATGTAGCCGTCCTCGGTGACGATCACCCCGGAGCCAAGACTGCGCTGGGTGTGCGTCTTGGGTTGCTGCGGGTTCTGGCCAAAGGGCCGGCCAAAGAACTGTTGGAACATCGGATCTTCAAACATGGGGTTCCCGCCCATGGCCAGCTCATTGCGCACTTTCTTCGTGGTGAAGATATTGACCACACTGGGCGCGGTTTTCTTGACCACACTCGCGAAGCTGCTCGTGGGGCGGGAGTCACGCGTCAGTGGGTGGTCATTCACGGACACGTTGACTTCTGCCTTGGCCAGTTTGATGGCGGGTGCGCCGCCGAAGGCATTACCAGCGGACAGATAGAGCGTTGTTCCACCGGCCAGGGCCAGGGCCCCCGCCGCCATCCATTTCATCATCCAGGTTTTCATAGTTGTATAATTCAATTTCGTTGTTGTCGTTGGGGTGCCGTTCCACGGTCGCCCGGTTTCATCTGCTTCAACCATGCCACACCCGGATTGCCGGAGCCTTTCCTGAACATTACAAGAATGTAAGGGAGAGTAATTCGAGACTCGACGCCGACGGACGGCTTGCTACCATTTGAGCGACGTTTGATTTGGCAGGAAACTTATTTTATGAGATGCATGAACTATTGCGTGATGACCGGCGTACTTTTGACACTGTGCGCGGCGCGCCTGCCGCTCTCGGCGGCGGATGGCTTGGAACTGAGAGCGGAACAAAAGGCGGATCGGATCGTCATATATGTCGGCCAGGACGTCTTCACGGAATATCTCTTCCTGGACACGGAGAAATATCCGTATTTCTTTCCAGTGAACGGGCCAATCACGCTTCAAGGCGTCACCACCAAACGGGAAACCAACTATCCGCATCATAGTTCGCTGTTCTTTGGCTGTGACCAGGTCAATGGCGGTAATTACTGGCAGGAGGGCTTGGACCGGGGGCGTATTATTTCAAAGGGCGTGAAGATTGTGACAGGGCAGGGGCGGGAGGTGGTCTTTGAGCAGCAATGTTCATGGGAACGTCCAGGTGCTGAATCGCCCTTTGACGATCAACGTCGCATCCGTCTGGCCGCGCCCACCCGGGAATTGCGATATATTGATTTTGAAATCACACTAACGCCGAAGATTGACGTAGTCATCCGCAAGACGAATCATTCGTTGTTCTCCGCCCGCATGAAACCGGGGCTGTCCGTCAAGGGCGGCGGCAGGTTGCGGAATGCCCAAGGGGATTCTGGTGAGAAAGACACTTTTGGAAAAACCTCACCGTGGATGGATGCGCGCGGCAAGAATGGCGATGCCGTCGAGGGGTTGGCGATCTTGAATCATCCTAAAAACCGTTGGAGCATACCGCAGTGGTTCACCCGTGATTACGGATTTTTTTCCCCCGCGCCCATGAATTGGCTGGATAAGGACGGGTTAAAACTGGCGAAGGGAGAAAAGCTCAACTTGCGCTATCGCGTGCTGGTTCATGCCGGCGATCCCGCGATGAACGTGATTGAGGCTGAATACCAAAAATGGGCGGCAGCGGATAGATAGTACGAATGAGATTTGATAAATGATGATTGAACGAGTACATTTCGCTCGCCGTTTGGCCTGAAGTGCCCGGTAAACAAATATGCCAAGTGATCATTTTAGGGTCGAGTTACAGCCGCTAATCCTCGTGGTGGACCCCGACGCTGCTGCCCGGCAAAAACTGGTTCTGCTATTGAGCAGCATGGGCTTGCAGGTGCAGGAAAGTACCTCTGGCAACGACGCTTGGCAGTTGCTTTACCAGCAGCGTCCGAACCTCGTTCTACTGGCTCACCATCGGGCCGGGTTGGATGCGGATGCGTTTTGCGTTCAAATCAAGAGCGAGCCGGATTTTGCCGAAGTAGGGGTGGTTTTCATGGATGTGGACCAACCGGTGGGAGTAAACGTCGGTAAGGCGTCTTCCATGGATCGTGCGGATGGTCATATCCGATTACCCATCAGTGATGAAGATATGCTTGAACGGATTGGCATCTTTCTGCGTCTGCAATGGGCGGAGTCCGCGCTATGGCACAGTGAGCGCAAATATCGCGCGTTGCTGGAAATGGCGCAGGATGGCATGGCGCTGCTTTCGCAGGATGGCACGGTTCGCTTTGCGAATGTCACCCTTGCGCGTATCCTCGGGCATCCCAGTAGTGATTTGTCTGGCACTTCGCTGGTTTCATTTTTCGATGAAGCCAGCCGTCAACTCATGGAAAACTGGCTGATGGAAGGGTCGTTGCGGCGTGGGCAACAGCGCGAATTCACCTTGATGCGTCCGGATCATACGGAGGTCCGAGTGCAGGCGATGCTCACGGATATTTCGGATTCCAGTGTGGCGGAGCGCGAATTGCTGTTTATGGCGCGGGATGTGACGGTTCATCGGCAGACCGAAGAAAAGTTGCGTCAATTGTTCCGGGCAACAGAACAAAGCCCTGCTACGATCGTCATCACCGATGTAGCGGGTGCCATAGAGTATGTGAACCCCAAGTTCAGCAGTGTCACCGGGTATTCGTCCAAGGAAGCCTTGGGCAAAAATCCCCGCATTTTGAAATCAGGGGTGCAAGGCAAAGAATTTTATCTTGAAATGTGGCAGACCTTGACCGCTGGCAAAGAGTGGCGGGGCGAGTTTCATAACCGGAAAAAGGATGGCACCATCTATTGGGAATCCGCCTCAATCTCTCCCCTCCGCAATGAGGTGGGGCAGATTACCCATTACATTGCGGTCAAAGAGGATATTTCCCTCCGAAAACAACTGGAGGAGGAACGGGAACAATTGGTCAACGATTTGCGCGAGGCGCTGGCCAACGTCAAGACTTTGAGTGGGTTGCTGCCCATTTGCGCCTCTTGCAAGCGGATTCGGGATGACCGTGGTTATTGGGAGACCGTGGAAGGGTATGTCGGACGCCATTCGGGTGCCCGGTTCAGCCATGGAATGTGCCCGGAATGCGCCAAAAAATGGTTGCAAGACGCTGGGTTGGAACCGCCAGTGGATAAGTTATGATTGCCCGTGGCATGGTTTGATTATGGAACGGATTGGAATATATGGCGGCTCTTTTAACCCGGTGACGTGCGGACATCTGTTGGTGGCCCGCGCCGCGCTGGAAGAGGCCCAACTCGATCGTTTGCACTTCGTCCCTGCCGCACAATCACCGTTCAAGCCGGATCAACTGTTGGCATCGGGCGACGCCCGTTGTCGTTGGTTGCGGTTGGCACTGGCGGGTTGGGAACGTTGCGAACTGGACGATCAGGAATTGAAACGCGGCGGGGTTTCATATACAGTGGATACGTTGCGCGATTACGCCCGGCGATTTCCCGATGCCACCTTGTGTTATCTGATTGGTGCGGACCATCTGTGCAAGTTACCGCAATGGCGGGATGCCGGCACCTTGGCGAACTTGGCGGAGTTTCTCGTCATTCCACGCCCCGGCGAGGTTGCTGCAGCGTTGCCGCCGCCGTTCCGCGGGCGTCTGCTTAAAGGTTTCCCGCTGGGAGTTTCCGCCTCGGAAGTGCGGGCGCGGCTCAAAGCGGGTTTGCCCATCGCCGGGCTTGTGCCGGAAACCGCGGTGGAAATAATCGAAAAATCCGGGCTTTATCTTTAACCAAACCTCTGTTAGACTAATCAAATGGATTCGAAAAAGCTGGCGAATTTGTGTCGGGAACTGGCCGATAACAAGAAAGCGGAAAATATCGTGGTGCTGGACGTGCGGGAGTTGGCTTCCGTCACGGACTATTTTGTCATTTGCACTGGTTCAAGCGAGCCTCATTTAAGGGCGATCGCGGAAGAAATTACTTCTACACTGCACGAGGAGCACGGGCAGCGGGCACGAGCTATTGATGGCCGAATGCCCACCTCCTGGCAGGTGCTCGACTATCTGGATGTGATCGTGCATATCATGAAACATGACGTGCGGGCCAAGTATGACCTGGAAAGTCTATGGGGGGATGCGCCGCGCCTGAAAGGCAGCCGTCGTCGTACCGTCAAGAAGCCCGAAGCGGGTTGAGGGCAGGGTGTGCGTTGCATCAGGAAGACCGGTCGTGGTTGCACTTTGGCAGGTTGATGGCACGTTAGACCGTGCATGAAAATAATATCAAATAATGGCATGAAAAAATTACTCTTCACCCTCATGGTTTGCGGTGGTGCTTTTGCGCTGTGCGCGGCAGACCTCAACTGGATGACTGATCTGCCGGCGGCTCAGAAAAAAGCCAAGGCCGACAATAAACTCGTCTTTATGAACTTTACCGGATCGGACTGGTGCGGCTGGTGTAAAAAAATGGATGCCGATGTGTTTTCGAAAAAGGAATTCAAGGAATACGCCGACAAAAAACTGGTGATGGTTTTTGTGGATTTTCCCCGCAAGCCGCTCGCGGCTGAACAAAAGCAAGCCAACGAGGCACTGAAGTCAAAATACGAGATAAAAGGATATCCGACGCTGATCGTTTTGGACGCCCAGGGCGAGGTGGTTCACAAAAACGTTGGGTACCAGGGCGATGTGCAGAAGTGGATCAAGACCCTTGACGCTGCGAAAAAGAGCCATTGATGATGATGGCTGGCTGAGGGCGAACTGGACAGGCGGGTACGCAGGCGCCGCAGCCGTTGCATTTGTCCGGATTAACGCTGGGTTCGGTAGCGAAGCCGTCCTTTGAGGTTTGGATGAATAGAGCGTGGTAGGGACAAACTCTGATGCAGGCGGTGCATTCCCGTCCGCTCGCCAACAGGCAGATATCCAAATCAATTATTGCCCGCCCAATGTGGCACGCATTTTTTTGTTCCAAGGAGAGTTGTTTAATGGCCCCGCTGGGGCAGACTTCGGTGCAGCGATGACAGTCGCTGCGGCAAAAATCACTGGTGAAAGCGAGGCAGGGCGTCAGCAGGTTGGCAAAACCGTATGTTCCCAGATCGGGTTGAATAATGTGCGCGGGACACGCTTGACTGCAATTGCCACAGCGAATGCATACTCCGGCAAAGTTTTCCTCGGCAACGGAGCCCGGCGGGCGCAAGGGAGATTTCGTTTGGCCTTTTCCGCAGGTCACCCAGAGGGCCAGTGCGGCTCCAGCGCTGCTTGAAAGGAATTCACGACGCCCCGCTGTGAACCGGGAAGTCATGGTGGGAGTTCCCGACGGTTCCAGAACGTCGCATCGCTTCCCGGATTTTCGGCAACGCTGAGGCCAAGCCAGAAACTCTTGGGTGGCGCCCAACGGGCAAACGCGCGTACACCAAACGTGCGGGAAGAGCCAATCGAACAGCAACAGCAATGGCAGGCTCACGCCTGGCAATAAAGCCGCAAGGGTTAGCGGGCGATGCCAGGCGTTGATGAAACTGTTAAAAATGGC comes from Verrucomicrobiota bacterium and encodes:
- a CDS encoding PQQ-binding-like beta-propeller repeat protein, which encodes MFNKLKIAAMAALFSTAIVSDVQALDWYRWRGPDLNGISKETGWKADAANNPKILWKAEVGMGFASFSVSEGRFYTSGNASETDTVYCFDANTGKEIWKQSYACGLDAKYYEGGTSATPTVDGKNVYTLSKRGHLYSFDAATGKINWSKNIAEEVGAKLPTWGYASSPLVEGDLLVVNVNKAGVAVDKATGNVVWKTEPDAAGYASAVPFDNEGKRALAFFGKETLFSVEPKTGQILWQHPWKTQYDVNAADPIFNGNQVFLSSSYGKGCTLVEFKGGQTKEVYMNKNMMNHFNSCVLLDGFLYGVTGQSGKTCHLICLEWKTGEIKWQEASVGLGSLMAADGKLIVLGAKGELIIAKAQTTAFEAISRGQILGGKCWTVPVLANGKIYARNAAGNVVCVEAK
- a CDS encoding DNA alkylation repair protein, which gives rise to MKTTLPDIRRQLHTAASVEQAANLQRFFKTGPGQYGAGDVFLGIKVPPIRRLVPSGDEMALAEVCELLHSRYHEERLLALLILVRRFQRSEPPMQQKIFELYLRETRYINNWDLVDLSAPQIVGGWLLIRPRKLLDDLARSELLWERRIAVLATFTFIRHGQFDDTLRLCERLLNDPHDLMHKACGWMLREVGKREVVVLSAFLEQHALAMPRTMLRYAIERYPETQRQAWLRVKPAA
- a CDS encoding Minf_1886 family protein, whose protein sequence is MQRINFEEELDKIVSRDPRFEREAYHFVRAGLDHTQKISGKAPKDELRHVSGQQLLIGIREYALREFGPMAITVLEDWGITRCQDFGDIVFNMIEAGLLAKTDKDSRADFQTGYDFQDAFRKPFLPAAKCPPTPAPSA
- a CDS encoding pitrilysin family protein, encoding MMTNNDEVPALPPGVQVVNLDNGLVLILREDHSAPVVSAQAWCKTGSIHEGRWLGAGLSHVLEHMLFKGTTTRGSGKIDQEVHDAGGYMNAYTSFDRTVYFIDVPNTGATVAIDILCDIMQHATLPEAELAKEMDVIRREMDMGQDDPNQRSGRRLFETAYTRSPYRFTVIGYPDIFNELKREDIFNYYREKYTPNNLFMVVVGDFKAEEVIAQVRAAFANTKARPMPPEVLPEEPRQLAEREVVEEAPVEMAHVHFSWHIPDVRHTDIPVLDVLATLLGSGRSSRLYQEVREKGLVVSADAWTYNPGNPGLFGMSAMIEADKYDSAKAALLSQVERFKNELPSEAELAKAVKQFIAGTLSARKTMAGQGQDLGGNWIAANDLNFSARYLETVKQITPSDLQRVARGYLTRDNRTIYALVPEGSKQRVALMADTATRTPVQSFVLANGMRLLLKEDHRLPFVEFRAVLRGGILSETAATNGISLLTAKLLLKGTKTRRADEIAREIESLGGSLDTFSANNTLGLSMEVMREDFSKGLELFADVILNPVFPAEAFEREREVQLASIRAQRDHLLQCAIKMMRRGLFGDTGYGYDALGTEAGLAQLTPAHAAKCWQDLGAPENCVLSIYGNFQTGEVCAEVEKALAAWQRKAHIPALQPSAALTEILRLDETRDKKQGVLVIGFRGTTMLDEDRFALELIQESCSDLGSRLFTRIREKLGLAYYVGAQNMLGLTPGFFAFYAGTEPDKISVCEAEMLREVATLCSEGLTDEELKRSKAKIIGQKKIGRQDLGHCATVAALDELYGLGYQNHETEDARYAAVTLEQIRHVAQKFLTPDRMVVAVIRPE
- a CDS encoding AGE family epimerase/isomerase, with amino-acid sequence MQRNRTIWIAGCALWLGIAGQAATLQDYAKEYRKQLAEKIMPYWYDTMDREHGGYLLADALSGRQVATDKSLVTQSRMVWGFAHADIKGFSDKQHNYLKAAEHGYRFLLEHFRDPENGGYYWKLGTDGKILDDRKILYGQCFVIYAMVEYSRASGRQEPIDRAMELYRSIQQRSHDANNDGWFEHFKRDWTPLMQHDETIVVELGGHKSANTHLHLMECLTELYDVTHHSEVKKSLEECLRLNQDYFYPLEAGKSCFHRQPDWRLVTRPASAGLSYGHNVEFAWLMIRAELVLGRKPSWSHFNAHLEHALKYGYDWINGGIYARGIDNQPATATEKVWWAEAELIAALTDGLKRKWNPMYEAALEKQIRFIAEKQTAPDGIWLDTVTSEGNPKSPGKAHAWKANYHDVRAMVKFMEAFEKD